TTACCCGTAAAATTATCATAGTAATTTTTTTAGAGGCGATTTTTATGttattcaaatatattacttataatCTAATTCatcttctccaaaaaaaaatcccTCTTTTCTTAGACTTTTCTGGCTTTCTGTTATGCTTCCTAAAAAAGAACTTCCCTTTTGATGTTTAAGTTGTATGTTTAGATCTTAATGAATGGGTGGGTGTTTTGGTGGTAGTTTGGGCCGGGAGGGCATGCGTATGTGTACCTGTGCTATGGCCTCCACATGATGCTCAACATTGTGGCGGATAAGCAAGGAGTAGGTGCTGCAGTTTTGATTCGCTCGTGTTCACCTGTCGGTGGTAAGCGAAAAAACGTAATTTGTTAAGTAGTTTCAAAATTCTAAAATCACTTTGGATGTGTCAAAATGCCATTCTTCATAAGGTTTTAAGCAACACTCACCAAATATTTCTCTTCATGATTGTTCTGTGGACAATGTGTTAATAATATATGCAGTGTCATATGCTAGTGAACTATAAATATAGTGGTGATTAAGGTCTTTGGAATCCTAATTAAGACAAATAACTGCATGCATATGTAACAAACTTCTTTCCAATTAGTGGAACTTGTCTCTACAGATCTTTTTAAACCGTCATACTCCTATGGTAAGCATATCCTTCCATGTTGCTTGATGGTTAACTCCTCATCACTTTCTATAAATGTGTTTGCTTTTTTGCCTTAAACATGTCATATCAGCTTTTGGTCTATCTTCTTGACTCAAGGCAGATTTTGCTGCTTTAGAGATAGCCATCTTTGTAATCTCATCTTCCAACTGCCCGTTGGTGCGGTGCATTAGATGAAATCATCATTCATGGATAAGGAAGATAAATGCACTTCACAGTTCCTAAAGTGAGCATGAGGAGTTTGTGGATTTGGgaattgtttttcttttattttaacatATTGCAATAAGTATCACATTTGGAGAGTTTAACTAGTTTCTGCAGGCCTTAATATAAGGAGaaccaacatttttttttttggaaggaaaTTCTTTGAAATTGCACTCTATTTGGTTGGGAAGGAACAATAGGACATGTAATAGAATCAAGAAGACTATAGAAGCTTTCATATGTTACTTCAGATTTTTAGTGAGCTCTTGGTGCTGTTGGCTGGAATACTTTGGAAGTGATCAAAGATCTGTAGGTGTCCAAGTATTTTCTTCTGTTCATCTTGGTTTGGCTATGCCTCCTTTTCTTCCtccacctcctctctctctccgtcACTCTTTAGTGTATGCGAATGTGGATGTGGATGTGGATGTCCATGCATGTTGGCATCTTTGTTGAAGTCTCTATGTTTCTTTCTTGCTCATATCACTTATTAGATACTTGGTGGCACTGTCATCTTTCCATTTTCATTTTTAACCAATGCCATCGTAGGTTTATACCATCAGTGTTCTCAATGAAATAATTTTGGTCTTTGTTCATCATGGTTATCAGAACCTTGGTATCACTTTCTTACCAGGTGTTTGCTTGTATCCCTCTTCTTGTTATGTAACATGAAGTGCACTTGCAAAAGAAGgaacttgaataaattagaattCTCATTCCACTCTTGTGTTGTTGAATTGGAAGAAAGTCCTTGGATTAATGTTATTTTACTTGTTTAACACCACTTAACCTTTGACTTTATTATGCTTGATTTTTGGAAAACACTAGCAGTTTAATTTATAGTTTTAGATTCTCAATGcaactaaaaaattaaaattgaagaCTTCACGTACACATAAAGAACTGCTAGATTTTCAGAATCACTCGACATCCCTCTGCTAATATCTCTATTATTTGACATTCGTCTTTTAATTCTTTATATATCCCTCTTTGTCATCTGTAAACCTTCTCATTCATTGACATTCATTCGGAAACTAAGAATGATTTTCTTTTGCCAAAGTGTTCAATTATTTCCTTAGTTGAATATAACCTAAAATTCCTGTTTTTCTGAGAAAGGATGGTGCAACCTGAAAAGATCTTGTCTTTTTGTTTCTTCAATGAACCTAAACAAATATTTTTCCAGAATGTGATCTTCTCTCTGTAAGCTCCATATTTTCTCAAAACCTTAATTCCATCTAGTTAGACACCACCTCTCAACAAATCTTTTCATAAATTCTTTCATAACTTATCGCATCTTCCTACATTCTTTTAATGTTTTTCTTCACATATTTGGAGAGTATTTCGTGATCTTCACAATAGgataattttgtttagatctaaccTCGTTAAGCCATACACCCTTCTATGAACAGCTTTCGTAATTATCTCTGTTGAATCACTGTGATATGGTTCTTGAGAAAATTGTGCATCTAATTAGATATCACAACAGATTCCTTCTCAATAATACCATGACTTTTGATATGGAACATATGATTCAAATGGTGACTCAATTGTTTGAGTCCAGTTCCAACTGTTCACTTGCTAATTAGGGAGATCATTTTTGACACTATCATGAACTGCAGGTTTGGAAACCATTCAGGAACGTCGAGGTCAGAAGACTGACAAGCCTGTCCTACTGACAGGCCCAGGGAAAGTTAGTAATTCACCCTCAATATATTTTACCATCTTTTTATATATGTTTTTTTCTATATGCCATTAACTTAGAAGCAATACAGGTTTATTGCAATTTTCTTCTGGAGAACGCATTGTATCCAATTGCTTACATTTTTGAAGAGGGCCAATTTTGTATTTGAATTACTTTAGGCTTGTCTGATGAACTGTTTTCTTAATGACTTTAGGAAGTGCTCATATTGGAGACTATAAGGGCTGGTCATCAAAGGGGATCTGTTTTATGATTATGGATTATTTGTGATTTATAACTTTCATATGTGAATGAAAGTAATGAATTTAGAATCcaacttttcaatttttttttcctaacaTAAGTTCACATTTGTGTCTTAGTTGTTGGTGGTATGTTTGTtagttgcatttttttttttttttacttgattgAATGCCATTTTTAGGCTCTAGCTAAAAACTGAAAATCCTCTAAAACTTTATTCTACTATTCTGTTTTGTGCTACAACAGTATTCTTGGTTTGAGAATAACTCCTGTGACTTCAGATATTTATCACAATTCTGAACAAGCATGTTCATCCGTCGCGGCTCCCAGCTGAGCTCTGAGCTGTGGAATATTTAGTCCTCTTACCCAATTGTGATGTTAAGTGTACCCTCAGAGCTGTTCATTCTCATGAACCTGCACTATTTTAAGATGCAACCTGCTCATACATTGGCAACAAGCCCATACGGTTGTCGtgtattttctcatgtaaaataaattACTTTTTAAGCATCTAATGCAGATGCACAGAAATAAGGTAAACTTACATTTGAAACATTTAACACATTACCATGACCTCAAGACAGGTCTATCCACCTGATTCCACGTTATCTAAGTGATAACTACAAATGTTGATGACCGGAATTTCTTATAGTTGGAATATCTATAAGATTTTTCTTAGAAGGGTAAAtatcgagagaagagagaggtaaataaaagaaaatcaggaaCAGGAGCTGCCTAACTGGTTACTTCGGTGGCAAACATGGAGTTGTGAATTGGCTGCTCTGCTAATGAAACTTGCTAACATCCGGCAGCTTTGACAATTCGAAAGcaatctctctcctccctctccctctcatctAGTGGGTTGTTGGTATTAGATGGGTTCAAAGAGGGGCCATCATTTACGTTACTTTTCACATTGCTGGCTCTTTAAAAAGCAATATGTCTGTCTTTCCTTAGTGTTgtgtttatttttattgctaggtTGGTCAGGCACTTGGCATTACGACTGCCTGGTCAAACCATGCTCTCTACACCCCAGGTAGGAGTGGCAGGTTTGCAATAATAGATCTTTTATCCATGCATATTAGTCGGTGTTCCTTCAACTTATGTCGCTCTATTTCCTTTCCAGGAGGCTTGGAAGTATTAGATGGGCCCGAGCCGGAGAAGATTTTGATCGGTCCACGTGTCGGCATTGAGTATGCATTGCCTGAGCATGTCAGTGCTCCATGGAGGCTCGCGATTGCTGGTTGCCCCTGGATAAGTGCCCCTAAAAACACTCTCAGGCCACCATGATAGCCAGAGACGGCAGCATAGGTTTCCTCAAGATTGTTTCTCGCCTTTTTGTGACCTTTTCTTGCAACCTACACTGCACCGTCTTATTGTTTATTCTGTCTGAAGGCCTTGAGTAAATTAAAAGTATGTTCAGACACAATGCGAAACACTTGCATTCTAATGATAGAAATCAGCTGATCTTATTCGGCAGCAATGAGTTTGGTACTGAAAATACTTATTTCTTTTTGCTTTAAACAAACCATGCTCAAAATTAATGGCAAAGCGATGCTTTGTTCAACTGGTCCCTGTTAAGGGTACATTCTAAACGCTGGCGAGTTTTATTGGGGATTTATCTgaagcaataaaaaaaattaaattcgtCGCCTGAGAGATTCGAACTCTCGCGGGGAAACCCCATGTACTTAGCAGGCACACGCCTTAACCACTCGGCCAAAGCGACTTTGTTTTCAGATCTCATCCGTCTTTTATTTAATCGTAAACACGCAAAGAGACGGGCCGCAGCAGACTTCGTCCATCGGTCGCGAGTCAAGGCGCCCACCGGCCCAGcctttcttcttttcatttcatttttccAAGAAAGACCAGTCTTCTCTCTTCTCATTTCTTTTCTccaagaaagaggagagagagagagaggcggagaGCCATGTCGTCCTCCGCTGCGCTTCCGCCTAACCAAAATAACCACGCCACCGGCATGGGCGGCGGAGAGGGCTACGCCGCCTCCTCCGGCGGCAGCCCGGCCGCCCATCAACCCTTGACTTTCTGGTGCCACGAGTGCGACATGAGCGTGACGCTcctcccttcctcctcctcccctccccctctCCTCTGCCCCGAGTGCCGCGGCGGCTTCCTTGAGGAGATGGAGCTCCCTGCCCCCCCACCTCCCCACCACCctcaaaccctaaccctaaccctatccCTCTCCGATTCAGACTCCGACTCCGACGATCCTGACGACGTCGATGGCATCGGCGACTTCCCCGACGGCGACGACCCACGCCGCCGCCGCCGTCGCGCCCCCACTCAGGACTACTTCCGCCGCCTCATCCACCACCTCGCTGCCGGCGAAGGCCGCCCCCTTCCCCTCCCTGTCCGTGGCCCATCGCCGGCCCCCCAGGCCTCCATCGACGCCCTTCCCACCGTCCAGATCTCCAATCCCTCCCTCCTCTGCGCCGTCTGCAAGGACGAGTTCCCCCTCCATTCCGACGCCCGCCAGCTCCCCTGCTCCCACCTCTACCACTCCGACTGCATCGTCCCCTGGCTCTCCCTCCACAACTCCTGCCCCGTCTGCCGCTTCCGCCTCCCCTCCGTCgactccgccgccgccgccgccgcggcGGACCACCGCCGGCCTCGCATGTCCGTTAGGTTCGGGAGCTTCTTTGATGATGACGATGAGGATGATGGCGGCGGGGTCCTGGCCATCCGGACGGCGCTCCACCGCATCAGGAGGAGGCACCGCCTGCTGGTGCCAGCGCGGCCGTCGGTGTCCGCGGTGGTGGAGGCGTCCCCCACCCAGATGGCGCAGGCTGAGACGGGGTCGTCTGGGCCTGCCACCAGTGGGGAGACGGTGACATCGGAGTGGCCGGTGGAAGGGGGAGGAGCGCCGGCGGGTGGAAGAGTGGATGATGAGGGGGATGCTGTGATGTCAGATATTAGGGAGGATTTGTTCGATTGACTTGCGAGCGATTGGGTTGGATTCCAAGGGTACCATTAGCTCCAGAAATTCCAGGTATAGTTTGCTTTTATCCATTCTTTCGAAACTTTAAGTCCAGTTACATAGTCCAATACGGTTATTCATTCTACGTCACATTGATGAACTTTAGCATGTGATTTGAAGGGAAAGGACAAATGAGATCCGGCTAAAATTGATTCCTTTTAGAGCCTTTATGGAATATCCTACATGAATTGGGCCTATTGGCCTGCCTAGGCGGAAATCTTCTAAGAGCCTGTCCAAGTCCTAGCTTATGTTCTAGCTTGTGTGCGTGTTGATCTgcagaagagggagaagaaaaaggtTCATGGAGCTCTTTTTTTTCCCTCCTATAAGATTCGAGCTGCAGGGATATTGGTTTAATATTGGCTATATCCAAATAAAATGCCAATCTACGAATTCCAGCAGGAAATCCACTCCAATCCTGCTGCATTTTCCAAACAGGGCCTTAGTCGTTTAAATCGCTAGAAGGTCTTCACTTAATGATGATCTAGTTCGCCTTAATAAGATAGTATACTTTTGGTGATGACTGATTGAAGGATGGCATGTGTCAGCTGTAATGCGATTCACGTAGTGATGGTCTTTAACTCAAGTTATTTCCATGTTCTTATGCTCCTTTGCTTTGTTTTACTTGAATTTTCTTGTTGCTTTGATAATTTAGGGatgttattgatttttttttctttgtttcgaGGGGAAGAGGGGGAGAGGGGATTTTTTTTGATGTTGCAGCTTGGCAAGGTCACTTAACAAGTAGCGGGTGATCATAAAACATGGAGAGGCATCTTTGTGTTGTTGTAAATTTATGAAGTATGTCATAATGCTACCTATTAGGTCTCTTTGATGGTGGAAAGTTTGAAAACTTTCATGTTATCTTGATTATGGAAAGACCAATCTACTACCTCACTATCATCATCTTCTTAGACTCATGCACTGTTGCCTATGAGGATAGTTTGTagaattttcaaatttatttatccATGTTGCTCCCTTCTTGCTAAACACAATAGAATTTGATGACTAAAGACCATCGATTCTTCATGGAAAGGAACTATCCTTTGTTAGATGAGTTGAACAACTGCATTGCCCCCTGATGAATCTTAGGTCCACCTTTGCTAATGGCTTTCCAAATATGCAATCTAAACATGCGATTACACAATGTTGTAGAAGATGTAAAAAGTTTTGAACAATAACCATTTGATCTTTGCTAAATGTTTTGATATATATGGAGTCATTTGTTGGTTAACCATAGGTATCAATAGTTGTGTGGTCATCATTTGATGGTTTTAGagttacttttattttttttatttttatt
Above is a genomic segment from Elaeis guineensis isolate ETL-2024a chromosome 1, EG11, whole genome shotgun sequence containing:
- the LOC105053128 gene encoding E3 ubiquitin-protein ligase RDUF2 produces the protein MSSSAALPPNQNNHATGMGGGEGYAASSGGSPAAHQPLTFWCHECDMSVTLLPSSSSPPPLLCPECRGGFLEEMELPAPPPPHHPQTLTLTLSLSDSDSDSDDPDDVDGIGDFPDGDDPRRRRRRAPTQDYFRRLIHHLAAGEGRPLPLPVRGPSPAPQASIDALPTVQISNPSLLCAVCKDEFPLHSDARQLPCSHLYHSDCIVPWLSLHNSCPVCRFRLPSVDSAAAAAAADHRRPRMSVRFGSFFDDDDEDDGGGVLAIRTALHRIRRRHRLLVPARPSVSAVVEASPTQMAQAETGSSGPATSGETVTSEWPVEGGGAPAGGRVDDEGDAVMSDIREDLFD